In one Pseudomonadota bacterium genomic region, the following are encoded:
- a CDS encoding helix-turn-helix domain-containing protein, translating into MTKKPYGMICPITRVCEILEPRWTIAILVALWAGASKFNAIRREIGSISPALLSKRLKELEELGLVERIADPATGDVDYIRTDAAVALEPALYALADWSQRYISAELALCSTSVSNLMWNMRKHVATEELPGRRVVIQLRFSDPGLDYDTWWLLMQPGAPVEVCTSIPGFDVDLYVETSIVSLGGIVIGRTSVAREFDLGELFVSGDARLARTIDRWLIPSPRFAAVEGLDPLPEERRGAPAFRVSA; encoded by the coding sequence ATGACCAAGAAACCTTACGGAATGATCTGCCCCATCACGCGGGTGTGCGAGATCCTCGAGCCGCGCTGGACGATCGCGATCCTCGTGGCGCTCTGGGCCGGGGCGAGCAAATTCAACGCGATCCGGCGCGAGATCGGCAGCATTTCCCCCGCGCTCCTGTCGAAACGCTTGAAGGAGCTGGAGGAACTGGGCCTCGTGGAGCGGATTGCAGACCCCGCCACCGGCGACGTCGATTACATCCGCACCGATGCGGCCGTCGCCCTCGAGCCTGCGCTTTACGCGCTGGCGGACTGGTCGCAGCGCTATATCTCGGCGGAGCTCGCGCTCTGCAGCACGTCGGTGTCAAACCTGATGTGGAACATGCGCAAGCACGTCGCCACCGAAGAGCTGCCGGGGCGGCGCGTCGTCATCCAGCTCCGCTTCTCCGATCCCGGGCTCGACTACGACACCTGGTGGCTGCTCATGCAGCCAGGTGCCCCGGTGGAAGTGTGCACCTCTATCCCTGGATTCGATGTCGACCTCTACGTGGAGACGAGCATCGTGTCCCTTGGTGGCATCGTGATCGGGCGCACGAGCGTCGCACGCGAGTTCGACCTGGGCGAGCTCTTCGTCAGCGGAGACGCGCGTCTCGCGCGGACCATTGACCGCTGGCTGATCCCGAGCCCGCGCTTCGCGGCGGTCGAAGGGCTGGATCCGTTGCCCGAAGAGAGGCGCGGCGCGCCCGCGTTTCGCGTGAGCGCGTGA
- a CDS encoding TFIIB-type zinc finger domain-containing protein: MTEAGLEAAPLAGDTRFPCGNCGSDFRFAPERGLLICDHCGNAEEIGSGAGGPLEELDFKAGLGGTLDAEEMEETRVLSCTSCGARVEFDPAQHAAECPFCATPVVTDTGTNRHIKPRGVLPFALDEGAARAALEAWLGGLWFAPGGVAEYARKGRRMAGIYVPYWTYDAATASRYTGQRGTHYYETKTVMRDGKRETVRVRKTRWKSVSGRVARAFDDVLVLAATSLPKRYTDRLSPWDLSDLQPYNPEYLAGFRAEAYTVNLDAGFQEAQGIMRRVIERDVRFDIGGDAQRITTLKTEARDVTFKHILLPVWMAAYKYRGKSFRFVVNGRTGEVQGERPYSAWKIAAAVVVGLVVAGVAGYVLAQG; the protein is encoded by the coding sequence GTGACCGAGGCCGGGCTCGAGGCTGCGCCCCTCGCGGGCGATACCCGCTTTCCCTGTGGCAATTGCGGGTCCGATTTCCGCTTTGCCCCCGAGCGGGGCCTTCTGATCTGCGATCATTGCGGCAATGCCGAAGAGATCGGCAGCGGCGCGGGCGGCCCGCTCGAGGAGCTCGATTTCAAGGCCGGGCTCGGCGGTACGCTTGACGCCGAGGAGATGGAGGAAACCCGCGTGCTCTCCTGCACGTCCTGCGGCGCGCGGGTGGAGTTCGACCCCGCGCAGCACGCCGCCGAATGCCCCTTTTGCGCCACGCCAGTCGTCACAGACACCGGCACCAACCGCCACATCAAGCCGCGTGGCGTCCTCCCCTTCGCGCTCGACGAAGGCGCGGCGCGGGCGGCGCTGGAGGCGTGGCTGGGCGGGCTATGGTTCGCGCCGGGTGGCGTGGCCGAGTATGCCCGCAAAGGGCGGCGCATGGCGGGCATCTATGTCCCCTATTGGACCTACGACGCCGCCACCGCCTCGCGCTATACCGGCCAGCGCGGCACCCATTACTACGAGACGAAGACGGTCATGCGCGATGGCAAACGCGAGACGGTGCGCGTGCGCAAGACGCGGTGGAAAAGCGTGTCCGGCCGGGTGGCACGGGCTTTCGACGACGTACTCGTCCTCGCCGCCACGTCGCTGCCCAAGCGCTACACGGACCGTCTGAGCCCTTGGGACCTCAGCGATCTGCAGCCATACAATCCGGAATACCTCGCGGGCTTTCGTGCGGAGGCCTACACCGTCAATCTCGACGCGGGCTTCCAGGAGGCACAGGGGATCATGCGCCGGGTGATCGAGCGCGACGTACGCTTCGACATCGGCGGCGACGCGCAGCGGATCACGACCCTGAAGACCGAGGCGCGCGACGTCACCTTCAAGCACATCCTGCTTCCGGTCTGGATGGCTGCCTACAAGTATCGCGGCAAGAGCTTCCGCTTCGTCGTGAACGGGCGCACCGGCGAGGTGCAGGGGGAGCGTCCCTACTCGGCCTGGAAGATCGCGGCGGCGGTCGTGGTGGGCCTCGTCGTGGCGGGCGTGGCGGGGTACGTGCTGGCGCAGGGCTGA
- a CDS encoding DUF2927 domain-containing protein, which yields MKARAALLLASVALAGCEVAEGGLENSVRPTARPPAAVAPAPSEESLRLAAFYTRLEQGQRVRGLLRTDGGTVDAPFNERTLAENFLAIALFDENPGNEIRVGAAPVPTVLRKWSGPVRIGLRFGASVPGEDRARQEMQARDYARRLATVTGHPISYVGSGGENFSVYVVNEDERRALAPTLASTIRGFDETTAATVRDLPRSVYCLVIAFSGSRSANYTRAVAIIRQELPPASWRSCLHEEVAQGLGLPNDSPRARPSIFNDDEEFALLTRHDELLLAILYDRRLPAGIAAAEAAPLIRRLAAEQLGAGPV from the coding sequence GTGAAGGCACGCGCCGCCCTCCTTTTGGCCAGTGTCGCGCTGGCGGGCTGCGAGGTCGCGGAAGGCGGCCTCGAGAACTCCGTGCGCCCCACGGCCCGCCCGCCCGCCGCGGTTGCGCCCGCGCCCAGCGAGGAAAGCCTGCGGCTGGCGGCGTTCTACACGCGCCTCGAACAAGGCCAGCGCGTGCGCGGGCTCCTGAGGACGGATGGCGGCACTGTGGATGCGCCCTTCAACGAGCGCACGCTGGCGGAGAATTTCCTCGCCATCGCACTCTTTGACGAGAATCCGGGCAACGAGATCCGCGTGGGTGCCGCGCCGGTGCCCACGGTGCTGCGCAAATGGTCCGGCCCCGTGCGCATCGGTCTCCGCTTCGGGGCGAGCGTGCCCGGGGAGGACCGCGCGCGTCAGGAGATGCAGGCGCGGGACTACGCGCGCCGCCTCGCCACCGTCACCGGTCACCCGATCAGCTACGTGGGCAGCGGCGGGGAGAATTTCTCCGTATACGTGGTCAACGAGGACGAGCGCCGTGCGCTGGCGCCCACGCTTGCAAGCACGATCCGCGGCTTCGACGAGACCACGGCCGCCACCGTGCGCGACCTGCCCCGCTCCGTCTATTGCCTTGTCATCGCGTTCTCGGGATCGCGCAGCGCCAATTACACCCGCGCCGTGGCCATCATCCGGCAAGAGCTGCCGCCCGCCTCCTGGCGTTCCTGCCTTCACGAGGAGGTGGCCCAGGGCCTCGGGCTGCCGAATGACAGCCCCCGCGCGCGGCCCTCGATCTTCAACGACGACGAGGAATTCGCGCTGCTCACGCGGCACGACGAACTCCTCCTCGCGATCCTCTACGACCGCCGCCTGCCAGCAGGCATCGCCGCCGCCGAAGCCGCCCCCCTTATCCGCCGCCTGGCCGCCGAACAGCTCGGCGCCGGCCCCGTCTGA
- a CDS encoding cytochrome b/b6 domain-containing protein: MRSYTMTTRLMPASLAARLPQKRTVLKVLHWSLLPFFVWFIFADPDVIRSWGPRWFQLHSLMGLGFVVIALAWTAFTLRYGLLSRPGPKLRGWLRPLHRWLHIALVWSLFLVAFGGFLLGLTASFQMKAGGFLPFAPPLDLPEAHHIVGLAHTYQFYSMIALVGVHAGFHVWRHLRLRDNALRIMAPKFLHKYL; the protein is encoded by the coding sequence ATGCGTAGCTACACCATGACGACGCGATTGATGCCCGCGAGCCTTGCCGCCCGCCTGCCGCAAAAGCGGACGGTGCTCAAAGTGCTGCACTGGAGCCTTCTGCCCTTTTTCGTCTGGTTCATCTTCGCCGACCCAGATGTGATCCGGTCGTGGGGGCCGCGCTGGTTCCAGCTGCATTCCCTCATGGGGCTGGGTTTCGTCGTGATCGCCCTCGCCTGGACCGCCTTCACGCTGCGCTACGGCCTGCTGAGCCGCCCGGGACCGAAGCTGAGGGGCTGGCTCAGACCGCTACACCGCTGGCTCCACATCGCGCTGGTCTGGAGCCTCTTTCTCGTGGCGTTCGGCGGCTTTCTCCTTGGGCTGACGGCGAGCTTCCAGATGAAGGCCGGGGGCTTTCTGCCCTTCGCGCCGCCCCTCGATCTGCCAGAGGCGCATCATATTGTCGGCCTCGCCCACACCTACCAATTCTATTCCATGATCGCCCTCGTGGGTGTCCATGCGGGCTTCCATGTCTGGCGTCACCTGCGCCTGCGCGATAATGCTTTGCGCATCATGGCTCCCAAATTCCTCCATAAGTACCTGTGA
- a CDS encoding SDR family NAD(P)-dependent oxidoreductase, with product MRVIITGGSRGIGAGLAKGYAARGAEVIATSRADVDMADAASIARWASGVADPVDLLVCNAGLYADKGETLERGYPAEMWATQMAVNVTGVFLTVQALLPRLRAAEAAKIAIISSQMGSSTQASGTSLIYRVSKAAVLNLGMNLASALRADGIPVGIYHPGWVRTDMGGGHAAIGVAEAREGLMARFDELGLATTGCFRTWDGRDHPL from the coding sequence ATGCGGGTCATTATCACCGGCGGCAGCCGCGGCATCGGGGCCGGGCTCGCGAAGGGCTACGCGGCGCGCGGTGCCGAGGTCATCGCCACCTCCCGGGCCGATGTGGACATGGCGGATGCGGCCAGCATCGCCCGTTGGGCAAGCGGGGTCGCGGACCCCGTAGACCTCCTCGTCTGCAATGCCGGGCTCTACGCCGACAAGGGCGAAACGCTCGAGCGCGGCTACCCGGCGGAGATGTGGGCCACGCAGATGGCGGTGAATGTGACGGGCGTTTTCCTCACCGTTCAGGCGCTTTTGCCTCGGTTGCGCGCGGCAGAGGCCGCCAAGATCGCCATCATCTCCTCGCAGATGGGCTCGAGCACGCAGGCCTCGGGCACCTCGCTCATCTACCGTGTCTCGAAGGCGGCGGTGCTCAATCTCGGCATGAACCTCGCCAGCGCGCTCCGGGCCGATGGCATCCCGGTGGGCATCTACCATCCCGGCTGGGTGCGCACGGATATGGGCGGGGGCCATGCCGCGATCGGCGTGGCGGAGGCGCGGGAAGGCCTCATGGCCCGCTTCGACGAGCTGGGCCTCGCGACCACGGGGTGCTTTCGCACCTGGGACGGGCGCGACCACCCGCTCTGA
- a CDS encoding DUF1178 family protein, producing MIRYTLKCKEGHAFDSWFSDASSFDSLRAAGHVSCAICGSSEVEKSLMAPAVGAPADAAPLRAQPAPQEVAMQKFKAHLEANSDYVGRDFAARARAMHDGSEPDRAIHGEASFEEARSLAEDGVPVAPLPFQSPRRSN from the coding sequence ATGATCCGCTACACGTTGAAATGCAAAGAGGGCCACGCCTTCGACAGCTGGTTTTCCGACGCAAGCAGCTTTGACAGCCTGCGCGCGGCGGGCCATGTCAGCTGCGCGATCTGCGGCTCCTCCGAGGTGGAGAAATCGCTGATGGCCCCGGCCGTGGGCGCCCCTGCGGACGCCGCGCCGCTCCGCGCGCAGCCCGCCCCGCAGGAGGTGGCCATGCAGAAATTCAAGGCCCATCTCGAGGCAAATAGCGACTATGTGGGCCGCGATTTCGCCGCCCGCGCACGGGCCATGCATGACGGCAGCGAGCCGGACCGGGCCATCCACGGCGAAGCCAGCTTCGAGGAGGCGCGCTCCTTGGCCGAAGACGGCGTGCCCGTGGCGCCGCTGCCGTTCCAGAGCCCCCGGCGCAGCAACTGA
- a CDS encoding toxic anion resistance protein, producing MKEDVRTRAEAALADVEKVTAVVLPEPSNALVPVNETAEPEIAKRVAEIDVKNTQSIVEFGSAAQAELQEISQSMLAGVKNKDVGPAGDSLRQIVTTIRGFSVSELDTRRKRSFWERLLGRAAPMANFVARYEEVQGQIDKITGNLLEHEHTLLKDIESLDVLYEKTLQFYDELGLYIAAGEAKIKELDEKDIPAAEAAVEAAAEEDKLIRSQEVRDIRAARDDLERRVHDLKLTRQVTMQSLPSIRLVQENDKSLVTKINSTLVNTVPLWETQLAQAVTIQRSREAAEAVRDANDLTNELLKANAANLRETNKVVREEMERGVFDIEAVKQANADLVATIEESLQIADEGKKKRAAAEVELQNMEKELRETLAKAKSSGTGSGYAVGTAASTK from the coding sequence ATGAAAGAAGACGTCCGCACCCGTGCAGAGGCCGCCCTGGCCGACGTGGAAAAAGTCACCGCCGTCGTGCTGCCCGAACCGTCGAACGCGCTCGTGCCTGTCAACGAGACGGCGGAGCCCGAGATCGCCAAGCGCGTGGCCGAGATCGACGTCAAGAACACGCAGTCCATCGTGGAATTCGGCTCCGCGGCGCAGGCCGAGTTGCAGGAAATCTCCCAGTCCATGCTGGCGGGCGTCAAGAACAAGGATGTGGGCCCAGCCGGCGACTCGCTGCGTCAGATCGTGACCACGATCCGGGGCTTCTCCGTCTCCGAGCTCGACACCCGGCGCAAGCGCAGCTTCTGGGAGCGCCTCCTCGGGCGCGCCGCGCCCATGGCCAATTTCGTCGCCCGCTACGAAGAGGTGCAGGGCCAGATCGACAAGATCACGGGCAACCTGCTCGAGCATGAGCACACGCTTTTGAAGGACATCGAGAGCCTCGACGTGCTCTACGAGAAAACGCTGCAATTCTACGACGAGCTTGGCCTCTACATCGCCGCCGGCGAGGCCAAGATCAAAGAGCTCGACGAGAAGGACATCCCCGCCGCCGAGGCCGCCGTGGAAGCCGCCGCGGAAGAAGACAAGCTCATCCGCTCCCAGGAGGTGCGCGACATTCGCGCGGCCCGCGACGATCTCGAGCGCCGGGTCCACGACCTCAAGCTCACGCGGCAGGTGACGATGCAGTCGCTCCCCTCGATCCGTCTCGTGCAGGAAAACGACAAGTCGCTCGTGACGAAGATCAACTCCACCCTCGTCAACACGGTGCCCCTCTGGGAGACGCAGCTCGCGCAGGCCGTCACCATCCAGCGGAGCCGCGAGGCCGCCGAGGCCGTGCGCGACGCCAATGACCTGACGAACGAGCTCCTGAAGGCCAATGCCGCCAACCTGCGCGAAACGAACAAGGTCGTGCGCGAGGAGATGGAGCGCGGCGTCTTCGACATCGAGGCCGTCAAGCAGGCCAATGCCGATCTCGTGGCCACAATCGAGGAAAGCCTCCAGATCGCCGACGAGGGCAAGAAGAAGCGCGCCGCCGCGGAAGTCGAACTCCAGAACATGGAAAAGGAGCTCCGCGAGACGCTGGCCAAGGCGAAGTCCTCCGGGACGGGCTCGGGCTACGCCGTGGGCACGGCTGCCTCCACGAAGTGA
- a CDS encoding 5-bromo-4-chloroindolyl phosphate hydrolysis family protein, producing the protein MAERYGGKYSKGGATENARPAPSSPYEGARPSAVGLRVNLLFIAPLPLVFSLFGSGATTLAVNIVALALMLLAAWLTREGLVAEEAYTARTIAKRPAMPRKIAGAAVLGAGLALASLATMGAFPAVVVGAVGAALHLGAFGLDPLSDKGAEGIDQFQQDRVARVVDEAEAYLGSMTTAIAGLKDRGLERRVAAFQATARKMFRTVEEDPRDLTAARKFLGVYLMGARDATLKFSDLYGRQPKPEDKAQYLALLDDLDGNFAAKTEKLMTDNRTDMDIEIKVLRDRLAREGVQ; encoded by the coding sequence ATGGCGGAGCGCTACGGCGGGAAGTACTCGAAGGGCGGCGCGACTGAAAACGCGCGGCCTGCGCCGAGCTCGCCCTACGAGGGCGCGCGCCCCTCCGCGGTGGGGCTGCGGGTCAATCTTCTCTTCATCGCGCCCCTGCCCCTCGTCTTCTCGCTTTTCGGCTCGGGTGCCACGACGCTCGCCGTCAATATCGTGGCCCTCGCGCTCATGCTGCTCGCTGCGTGGCTCACGCGCGAGGGGCTCGTGGCCGAGGAGGCCTACACTGCGCGCACCATCGCCAAGCGCCCGGCCATGCCGCGCAAGATCGCGGGCGCTGCCGTGCTCGGGGCGGGGCTCGCGCTGGCGTCGCTGGCGACCATGGGCGCCTTCCCTGCGGTCGTCGTGGGCGCGGTGGGCGCGGCGCTCCATCTCGGGGCCTTCGGGCTTGACCCGCTGAGCGACAAGGGCGCAGAGGGCATCGACCAGTTCCAGCAGGACCGCGTGGCGCGGGTGGTGGACGAGGCGGAGGCCTATCTGGGCTCCATGACCACGGCCATCGCCGGGCTGAAGGACCGCGGGCTCGAGCGCCGCGTCGCCGCCTTCCAGGCCACCGCGCGCAAGATGTTTCGCACCGTTGAGGAAGATCCGCGCGATCTCACCGCCGCAAGGAAGTTTCTCGGCGTCTATTTGATGGGCGCGCGCGACGCGACGCTCAAGTTCTCCGATCTCTACGGCCGCCAGCCGAAGCCCGAGGACAAGGCGCAATATCTCGCGCTCCTCGATGATCTGGACGGGAATTTCGCCGCGAAGACGGAGAAACTCATGACCGACAACCGCACCGACATGGATATCGAGATCAAGGTGCTCCGCGATCGCCTCGCCCGGGAGGGTGTGCAGTGA
- a CDS encoding NUDIX hydrolase: MSAHQLPLSISASEKREARTQFAALPFRVVDGNVQVLLVTSRRSKRWILPKGWPEAGLTPAQSAAKEAWEEAGVLGTVYEICLGVYAFEKERDDDPDLPVLAFVYPIKVQKTKQTYPEQGERRRKWVTAKKAAKMVDVPGLGRILKSFDPRLLKGRRA; the protein is encoded by the coding sequence ATGAGCGCGCACCAGCTTCCCTTATCCATTTCCGCGTCGGAGAAGCGCGAAGCGCGGACCCAGTTCGCCGCCCTGCCCTTTCGCGTGGTGGATGGCAACGTGCAGGTCCTGCTTGTGACCTCCCGGCGCTCGAAGCGCTGGATCCTGCCCAAGGGCTGGCCCGAGGCGGGGCTGACCCCGGCGCAAAGCGCGGCCAAGGAAGCGTGGGAGGAAGCTGGCGTCCTCGGCACGGTCTACGAGATCTGCCTCGGCGTTTACGCCTTCGAGAAAGAGCGCGACGACGATCCCGACCTGCCGGTCCTCGCCTTCGTCTACCCGATCAAGGTGCAGAAGACGAAGCAGACCTATCCGGAACAAGGCGAGCGCCGCCGTAAATGGGTGACGGCCAAGAAGGCCGCGAAGATGGTCGATGTTCCGGGCCTCGGGCGCATCCTGAAATCCTTCGATCCCCGGCTGCTGAAGGGGCGCAGGGCCTGA
- a CDS encoding aspartate kinase, protein MPTLVMKFGGTSVATLDRIKRAAKRVGREVAHGYDVIVIVSAMSGETNKLVEYVSETSPFYDAREYDAVVSSGENVTAGLMALTLQEMDVPARSWQGWQVPVKTTAAHSAARIEEIPTDNITAKFAEGMKVAVVAGFQGVSPEGRITTLGRGGSDTTAVAFAAAFGAERCDIYTDVDGVYTTDPRIAEKARKLDKISFEEMLELASLGAKVLQTRSVELAMRYNVKLRVLSSFEEMSDTAGTLVCDEEEIMEQNAVAGVAYSRDEAKMTLISVADRPGIAAAIFGPLADAGVNVDMIVQNISEEGRTDMTFSCPTDQVARAEKAMAEAKERGEVNFREIVADIAVAKISIVGIGMRSHAGVAAKMFSTLRDEGINIKVITTSEIKVSVLVDRKYMELAVQALHDAFELEKS, encoded by the coding sequence ATGCCCACACTCGTGATGAAATTCGGCGGCACGTCCGTCGCCACGCTCGACCGCATCAAGCGCGCCGCCAAGCGGGTGGGTCGCGAGGTGGCCCACGGCTATGACGTGATCGTCATCGTGTCGGCCATGTCCGGCGAGACGAACAAGCTGGTGGAGTACGTCTCCGAGACCTCGCCCTTCTACGATGCGCGTGAATACGATGCCGTCGTGAGCTCGGGGGAGAACGTCACGGCGGGCCTCATGGCGCTCACGCTCCAGGAGATGGACGTACCGGCGCGGAGCTGGCAGGGCTGGCAGGTGCCGGTGAAGACGACCGCCGCGCATTCGGCCGCCCGGATTGAGGAAATCCCCACCGACAACATCACCGCGAAGTTCGCCGAAGGCATGAAAGTGGCCGTGGTGGCAGGCTTTCAGGGGGTGAGCCCCGAGGGCCGGATCACCACGCTGGGGCGCGGCGGCTCCGACACGACGGCGGTGGCCTTCGCCGCGGCCTTCGGCGCGGAGCGCTGCGACATCTACACCGACGTGGACGGCGTCTATACCACCGATCCCCGCATCGCCGAGAAGGCGCGCAAGCTCGACAAGATCTCCTTCGAGGAGATGCTCGAGCTCGCGTCACTGGGCGCCAAGGTGTTGCAGACGCGCTCCGTCGAACTCGCCATGCGCTACAACGTGAAGCTGAGAGTGCTCTCGAGCTTCGAGGAAATGTCCGACACGGCAGGCACGCTGGTCTGCGACGAGGAGGAAATCATGGAACAGAACGCCGTGGCCGGCGTGGCCTACAGCCGCGACGAGGCCAAGATGACCCTCATCTCCGTGGCCGACCGACCGGGGATCGCCGCCGCCATCTTCGGCCCGCTGGCCGATGCCGGCGTGAACGTCGACATGATCGTCCAAAACATCTCCGAAGAGGGGCGCACCGACATGACCTTCTCCTGCCCCACCGACCAGGTCGCGCGGGCAGAAAAGGCCATGGCCGAGGCCAAAGAGCGCGGCGAGGTGAACTTCCGCGAGATCGTGGCGGATATCGCGGTGGCCAAGATCTCCATCGTGGGGATCGGGATGCGCAGCCATGCGGGCGTGGCGGCGAAGATGTTCTCCACGCTGCGCGACGAAGGCATCAACATCAAGGTGATCACCACGTCCGAGATCAAGGTCTCCGTGCTCGTCGATCGCAAGTACATGGAGCTCGCCGTGCAGGCGCTCCACGACGCCTTCGAGCTCGAAAAGTCGTAG
- a CDS encoding SPFH domain-containing protein has protein sequence MPIFDFLSGQFIDVIEWTDDTRDTMVFRFEREGHEIKYGAKLTVREAQSAVFIHEGQLADVFTPGLYMLETNNMPIMTSLQHWDHGFKSPFKSEIYFVATNRFTDLKWGTKNPIMLRDPEFGPTRLRAFGTYAIRVTDPARFMTEIVGTDGEFTTDEISFQIRNIIVQEFSQAIARSGIPVLDMAANTGDVGKLIAEAITPTLTSYGLSVPEFYIENISLPPAVEKALDERTSRGITGNLDDHLKYKAAEAMGAGGSAGDAMGMGMGAGLGMQMGNMMMGGMGQGAQHAAAGAPMAPPPPPVEHVWHIAENGATKGPYSKARLAEMAGNGGLTRETFVWTQGQDGWKRAEDVTELAQLFTIMPPPPPPGA, from the coding sequence ATGCCCATCTTCGATTTTCTCTCCGGCCAGTTCATCGACGTCATCGAATGGACCGACGACACGCGCGACACCATGGTCTTCCGCTTCGAGCGCGAGGGCCACGAGATCAAGTACGGCGCCAAGCTCACCGTGCGCGAGGCGCAGTCGGCCGTCTTCATCCATGAGGGCCAGCTCGCCGATGTCTTCACCCCCGGTCTCTACATGCTCGAGACCAACAACATGCCCATCATGACCTCGCTCCAGCACTGGGATCACGGCTTCAAGAGCCCGTTCAAGAGCGAGATCTACTTCGTCGCCACCAACCGCTTCACCGATCTGAAATGGGGCACGAAGAACCCGATCATGCTGCGCGATCCGGAATTCGGGCCGACCCGGCTCCGCGCCTTCGGGACCTATGCGATCCGCGTCACCGACCCCGCGCGCTTCATGACCGAGATCGTGGGCACCGACGGCGAGTTCACCACCGACGAGATCAGCTTCCAGATCCGCAACATCATCGTGCAGGAATTCTCGCAAGCCATCGCGCGGAGCGGCATCCCCGTCCTCGACATGGCCGCAAATACCGGCGACGTGGGCAAGCTCATCGCGGAGGCCATCACGCCGACCCTCACGAGCTACGGCCTCTCGGTGCCCGAGTTCTACATCGAGAACATCTCGCTCCCGCCCGCCGTGGAAAAGGCGCTCGACGAGCGCACGTCCCGCGGGATCACCGGCAATCTCGACGATCATCTGAAGTACAAGGCCGCCGAGGCCATGGGCGCGGGCGGCTCGGCCGGCGATGCCATGGGCATGGGCATGGGTGCCGGTCTCGGCATGCAGATGGGCAACATGATGATGGGCGGTATGGGGCAAGGGGCGCAGCACGCAGCCGCTGGAGCCCCCATGGCCCCGCCCCCGCCGCCGGTGGAGCACGTCTGGCACATCGCCGAAAACGGCGCCACGAAAGGCCCCTACTCGAAGGCGCGGCTCGCGGAGATGGCAGGCAATGGCGGGCTGACCCGCGAGACCTTCGTCTGGACCCAGGGCCAAGATGGATGGAAGCGCGCCGAGGACGTCACCGAGCTCGCGCAGCTCTTCACAATCATGCCGCCCCCGCCGCCGCCGGGCGCCTGA
- a CDS encoding acetoin utilization protein AcuC has product MATFLGSEIYRGSSYGDWHPLAIPRVSTVIDLSRALGWLPEGAYMTSPRAKPKALALWHEPAYIDALERAEAAQSLPEADKDRFKLGTTMNPFFPEMYRRPATGCGGSLLAAELLADGGVVFHPGGGTHHGMPGFASGFCYLNDVVLAILALQHVGAQRVAYLDIDAHHPDGVAHAFREDTSVLVFSVHEENRWPRTGAAEDRGPGTHINIPVKAGFDDAGLARIRDEIALPAVRAFKPDAIVLQCGADAVTDDPQSRLSMTNNAHVAWVRAFLGLAPRTLITGGGGYNPWTVGRLWTALWGVASGQRFPERMPGAAQEVMRGLSWKRAGKLRDPKEAWIETLLDAPQA; this is encoded by the coding sequence GTGGCGACTTTTCTGGGATCAGAGATCTATCGGGGCTCGTCCTACGGCGACTGGCACCCTCTGGCGATCCCGCGTGTGTCCACCGTGATCGACCTGTCGCGCGCGCTCGGATGGCTCCCCGAGGGGGCTTACATGACCTCGCCGCGCGCCAAGCCCAAGGCGCTCGCGCTCTGGCACGAGCCTGCCTATATCGACGCGCTCGAGCGCGCGGAGGCCGCGCAGTCCCTGCCGGAAGCGGACAAGGACCGCTTCAAGCTCGGCACGACCATGAACCCGTTTTTCCCGGAGATGTACCGCCGACCGGCCACGGGCTGCGGCGGCTCGCTTCTGGCGGCGGAGCTCCTCGCCGATGGCGGGGTCGTCTTCCATCCCGGCGGGGGCACGCATCACGGCATGCCGGGCTTTGCCAGCGGCTTTTGCTATCTCAATGACGTTGTGCTCGCGATCCTGGCGCTCCAGCACGTGGGCGCGCAGCGTGTGGCTTATCTCGATATCGACGCCCATCACCCCGACGGCGTGGCCCATGCCTTTCGCGAGGACACCTCGGTGCTCGTCTTCTCGGTCCACGAGGAGAACCGCTGGCCGCGCACGGGCGCGGCCGAGGATCGGGGCCCGGGCACGCATATCAACATCCCCGTGAAGGCAGGCTTCGACGATGCGGGCCTCGCGCGCATCCGCGACGAGATCGCGCTGCCGGCGGTCCGGGCGTTCAAGCCCGATGCCATCGTGCTGCAATGCGGGGCGGACGCAGTCACGGATGATCCGCAATCGCGGCTCTCGATGACGAACAACGCCCACGTCGCCTGGGTGCGCGCCTTCCTCGGCCTCGCCCCGCGCACGCTCATCACCGGGGGCGGGGGCTACAATCCCTGGACGGTGGGGCGGCTTTGGACGGCGCTCTGGGGTGTGGCCTCGGGCCAGCGCTTTCCCGAGCGGATGCCGGGGGCCGCGCAGGAGGTCATGCGCGGGCTCAGCTGGAAACGCGCTGGCAAGCTGCGCGATCCCAAGGAGGCGTGGATCGAAACCCTTCTCGACGCGCCGCAGGCGTAG